The DNA segment CGAGCAATACTTGTATGAATCCATATGGAATTTTTGTATAACTGCCATTGCATGTGGACATGAAATATCGTCTAGCTGAAACCTCCCACAACTACAATTTCTTTCATATAGGCGCACCATATTTCTTGTTTGGCCATCAATTACTAAATGTAAGAATTCAGTTGATGGCAACACCtagtataattttaattaagaaaagTCATTAGCTATATGAAGTAATAGTATTTTTTAAATAACAATATTCAGTTGTTTAGTGAAATTACTAAGTTCAAAAAGTAAAAATACAGTACATGCAATATTGTTATGATTTTGAAAATGCATACCGTCATCGTCTGTGATAAGATAGTATTATCTGCCAATATTTTTTCATACTTTGCACCAATcttcataaataattccattgCATCCTTCCGATTGGTGTAATTCCATTTTTGAATCAATGTTGTCATAAAGTCAAGCAAATTCACAACTGGGAGGTCTCTTGCGTGCTTGTTTGCTGCATTTACTGATTCCGCAATATTCGATGTCATGGTCATGGTTCTATTTGCCTTGGAATGCGCCCGGGACCATTTATCATATCCAATATCCATCAGGTATGTTTTCACTCTACTATCAATAGCTTCTAACTCTGTCATATGCCTGTTGAATTCTTCAACAGTGTATGCTCTTGCTAAAGCAAAATATACTTCTTTGATTTGTTTTTGGTTCTTCCTGAAGTTTGTCTTTATGTTGTTCCACAGACAGAACATACATGCACAATGAGGGACTTCTGGATAGACAGTTGAAGTTGCTTTCCATATAGCATCATGCCTGTCTGATACAATGCACATTCCCTCTCTTTGTCCATAGGTTTCTCTCAACTGCACGAAGAACCATTCCCACGATGCATCATTTTCCGAATCAATAATTGCATATGCGAGGGGTAGAATTTGTCCTGTAAACCCAAAGAACAAAATATCAATTACAACACACTATATTAATTTAGCATTtcatatagtagtatagtcataggTAGGTGCAGGTGTGTAGCAAAACAactatatactctgttggtatacttgtataccatactggtatcatataatatttgaaaatattttttttgtttctttaactgaatgtaattggattgtacacaaaatattaatttagtATTTCATATAGTAGTATAGTTATAGGTACGTGCAGGTGTGTAGCAAAACAactatatactctgttggtatacttgtatcataaatatttgaaaatattttttgtttctttaactaAATGTAATTGGATTGTATTCTTACCCTCTGCGTCTTGCGTGGAAGCCGTGAGTGTGGTCTCTCTATATGTTGACTTTAAAAAACTTCCATCAACTACAACTGTTGGCCTACAATAGACCCATCCTCTAATCGATGCATATATAGCTATGAATGCATACAAGAAGCTCCCATCTCCTTCAGTGTGTAGTCGTGTCACTGATCCTGGGTTAGCGTACTCTAACATATAAAGATATGTTGGCATTTTCTTGTATGATTCACTTGGTGATCGTCTCAATAATTGCATTGCTTTTTCTTTTGAtctccatgcttgcatgtagcttaAGTCCATACCATATGCTTTTTGGATGTCTCTCTGGATATCTGTTGGTGTATATATGGTTTTCGGGTCAACAAGTTTATCTTGTACCACAGCTGCAACAAAAGCTGAGACAGCTTGCTTTTGTGAACAAAATCTCTTATCAGTTAAACAACTGTGGACAGAATTGAAATCTGTCACTTTGAAAAGATTTGATGCTCGCAGGCTTAATGCTTTAAGTCTCCAAGTGCATCTTTCATCCACGCATTCAAGGATATACATGTTTATAATACAAATACAGTTATGTATAATGTTTTATTGAtaaaacacacacacaaaaatcCGTACAATTATATACTCACATGGTATACTTTGTTGGTATACTTATATACTGTATCAGTATCATATTTTGCTGATGAAAAATATAGACAAAGCAGCACAATTCTATACTCACATAGTATACTGATTTATTATACatatatactatattggtattaTGTTTTACTGATAATAACAAAGACAAACGAATACAATTATATACTCGTATAGTATACTGATATAGCATACTTATATACTATACCAGTATCACTGATAAAAAACACAGACAAACCAATACAATTCCATACTCTCATAGTATACTGATTTAGcatacttatatactatataggtATCACATAGTTTTTTTACTTGAAAACATGCAGACGAACCTTCTTGGGCATGATTTATGAACCCGATATTGACATTTTTCTCTAACAGCATACTGTTTCATAACGAGAGCCAGCAGGTTCTTGTCTTCGTAAAtttgtcctttttcaacattttgttGAAATTGATCAGTTATGATGTTTGCATCATCAAGTTCTAAAATGGCGTCATCTCCTTCTTGCACATCAAACGTAGTAATCATATCAGTGCTTTCAAATAGTGCAATTTCTGGTGAAATTGGAGCAACATCGAAACTGGAGGTGCTTGCAGCTATAGTGTTTTTAGCAAACGACATACACAGGGGAAGTGTTGTCATCCCTGCACTTGATTTTTTCAATTCCATATAAACACTAACACTCATATCGCTGCAAATTGTAATTGGTGGATATCCTTGAGCAATAACATACTGAATAACTATTGTTTTACTGTCCTTTTGCAGTTGCTTTGCAATTTCTCTGAGAAGTTGTTCAAATTTCCAATAGGTCTTTATTAGAATTGCATCAACatgaaaatttatgaaattattgttaTCATCCCATTCTCCACTATGTTGCAACATAATTGGAATATTTTCCATGATTCTAAAGTTATAATCACTTTTATGTCCAAAATTAAATCTCAACAATGCAAATTTCAACAGTGTTCAAAATCAACAGTGTTCGAAATTTCAACAAAACAACAGCGAAATCAAACCTCTAGATCTCCAGATCTCCAAACCCAGATTAGAATTTTCAGCTAAAATTCAGAAGTTTAGCTccgaaatcaaaatcaaaatctgAAGAGAACAGCGAAATTAAAATCCGAATCAACATCTTCGATCTGTTTTTTCACACTTACTGCTCTTCGATAAGTGGAAATCTCAATTTTGTGCGCtaattttctgaaattttgaAGAGCTTCTGCGTTTTTCCACGTTTGTGCGCTAATTTTCTTAAATTTTGAGCAGCTTCTGCGTTTTTATACGTAGAGCATTAAAAGCATGGGTAGTTATTTTGTTATTGTCGTTTATTTATTAAATGGGTAAGAGTTGTAATTATTTAGTGGGTAAAATTCTTTAATGGGTAGGAGAGGGTAAATAATTTCACTTTTATAGGTAGTCTTGTCTTTTCCCCTTATAAAAAATGTCTTCCGCCTATTGGAGAAGGAAATCTATCTACATTATGATGGAATGAATCTTCCTTGTGATAACCAAACACTTAAAATCAatcaattttttctttctttctgaaaTATGACATGTTATACCGAACACACCCTAGTACAAAGATGACGCGACAAGAATTAATCAGTAAAAAATCAAAGAAATGCCACTGGAAAATTCTACTGAAATATAATTGTACAAATTAAAGGACCACGTATTGTTTTGATTAAGACCTATAACGTAATATTCACAACGTAATTATATAGCCTAACACATCACGCAGTCTTTAAGAACGTGTCCAATCTGTTTACATACATTTGAGAAAATTCaaggataataataatataacaAACCAAAACCAGACATTTCATAATTGCAATGTCGACTGCATTTGTGACATTTACCAGAAATTCAGCTATAGCAAAATAGCTGAAAACAAGAAACCCCACCTCAGCCAAAGAACTCTTTTACTTacttatttaaaaacaaaaagtTAGTTATTTTTTTCTCTCACTGAATTTACCCTTGTTGTTTTAATTAATTGTAGAATGTTAATTAAATAAGATGTTTAAAAAGTGATAATTAAATGATAATCTATACAAATATTGTTATAGTTAGGTAATCAAATATCTTTCTTCGAAACTACGCAAAGATTTTAATAGACATATAATATGGCATACATATAATATTTAAATCATTCAAATTCAATTCTTGTTGAGTTGTCTGTTATAGTTCAACTCATATATTAGTTTCTTATTTATCAGAATATATAGCCAATCTCTTAATTTGTCACGAAATTTCACTTAAATATTTGAACTAAGGATAATATCTATTGAACGCATGAAATCAAGTCAAATTATACCTATTAAACACCAAGCTGACAATTTCTCACAAAGATACAAAATATAACTTGGCATCACAAAAATATAAATCAGTATTCTAAACACCATCAATATTcgaattataaataaaaaaaaatctttgtaTGTAAATTCTGACCTTTTGTTTTAAAAGGTGTCCATTAGAACATAACTTAGAAACTTTTAAACAATAAATATTCCTCTATTaaacctaaaaataaaaaataaggaaaggacaCCATGAAAAGAAGAGTGAGGTGTTATATATTAACACCAAACGCCATTTCCAGCACAACTATCCAAGGACCAACGTTGGAGGCAGTGCTAAATTTAAAtatagtttttaaaaaaaaatctattttccaGAAAAGATCCCTGCAGTTTTCAAGGCTGAATAATTTACTCCTTTTTTTACTCTGTCCGTTCTATTTTAACTATCGCTTTAGTTTTTTTACAGTCATTAAGTGTGCTCCCTTCAATTCATTTTAATAGATTTTTTGGTGTTTCGCCACATATTAAAGAATTGATCTTTTAGCCCTAATTATGTTCTTATgttcattgaaaatataacaaatgctcttatgttctttattttaagagcaactttgaaaaaaagaagTGGAGTACATTTGCATCGGTTCTCTCCCGTTAGGTAATTACCGAGGTGAAAGCAGCTCTCTCGAAAGTCAGTTTCCTCGCTATCTTAGTGGGACTAGTCTAAAAAACTTTCacttactctttttttttttttttttttacgggAAGGCCCTTCTAGAATTATGTTTAACGTCCCTTTATGGCTTTCACGGTCGGCGCCTCAGGTCGGTAGCTAGGCTCCAGGGCATTACGACTAGTTTGGATGAGTGTGAGCAAGTTCAGGATTCACTATGGCTTTTCGCTTGGAGCGGCTCACCCCCTTGTCACTTAAAGGGCGAAGTCATTTCGTTCTTGATATCTAAAAATATCAAATATTATGGACcacaaaaaatcaattaaagtgaaAGGGAGAGAGTATTAGAAAGTACTATAACTTCTTTATTATTAAGGATATAGTTGAAAATAATTAACAAATTTAGTCTGAATTTTTAAAGTgacaattattttgaaacaatttTCTAGAGCTAAAACGATAATTAAAATGGGACGGAAGGAATACTAATAACGACAAATATCCTGCCttatcaaaaaatatataaaataaaaatacttaCCTATGAATCTACCGGGAATATCCGTTtccaaagtaaaaaaaaaaactgcATAAATCCAAAATGACCgataaaaattaaaaccaaatatTTCGAAATCGCCCGAGTCGATGTGTATAATTTGCTTATGAGTAATGCAAATAGGATTACTCGAAAAACAATTTTTTTAGTGAAAAAAGAATCATAACTTAGTCCTCAGCTATATGATTTCATATACTTTGGCCCCTTAAGTTTTCAACCGAGCACATAAatatctctatttttttaaatACGAAATCAATTGGTTCAATTAAATCGAGAGAGACTCGAATTCGAAATCTCTAATTAAAAGGTAAAAGTTTTAAATTATTTCACCATATTCCTTAtctgtttattttttatttaaccaTCAAGTATAAAAAATGTATATTTAGAGCACATTAAAGATTGGTACCAACAAATAGGATAAATGCGTCATTTTACTATCTGTTGATGGCCAGATTGATTGGCAATGGCATGGCAGACAGCAGGAAGActgatttttggattttggagttTGGACCCATTTTACAAAAGAATAAATGAAAATATTGAATCACACGCTCACTCCTACACAACAacccaaataatttttttttcttttcttccctaAATTACTAAATattaaatgaaaaataataaaaattatatcagAAAATTTTGCGATTTTATCATTTGTTAGAATTATGATTAAATATTATAGTCAGCAAATATTTTTTTTCCCTTGACACCTAATGAAACTCGAATTCAAGGGTAATTTTAAatcataattaaaaattaatataAACTTAAACCTTAATTTTTCAGAATTTGAATCACAATCTTATATTGGAGTTCCATTAATAATAGAAGAAAATATGAGGAGATCTAAGATATCAATAAATCAAATATGGCAGGCAAGGACGTGACCTGGTGGTCAATATGAATAGACTTCAAACTACGAAGTCTCATGTTCAAATTCTAGCAGAGATAAAACGCTAGGTGATTTATTAGTGGTGGTGCACACAAGATGGTTTCTAGCCTATTTGTTGATATTACttgtttctattgtttcttttctctttcttgaGCCGAAAAGTTTTCGGAAATAACTTTTCTACCTTTCCAGGGTAGGAACATGGCCTAAATATACAATACCTTCTCTAGATCCTACTTGTGAGATTCAACcgattgtaattgttgttgttggtgtacGCAAGCTGATCCGACACTACAGGGGCGGATGCAGTGTTGTATctacgggttcaattgaacccataactttcgacgcggagtaaaaatttaatataattacaaaaaagtagatttgaacccataactttaaaaatataataagttaaatactaaaaaccttaaaattgaacccataggatataaatcctggatccgcctttgGGACACTacagttattaaaaaaaatagacCAAAAGTGAAATGGAGGAAAAGATTAATTATAGTATATAAATAAATTTAGACCTTTTTAATTAAATAAGTCCCTTCATCAAAGAAAAAAGTGTTTTTTGCTTTAGCATTTGTTTGACCCCTCTTCCTCATTTTCTCCTAATAGTCCAAagcgtctctctctctctctctctctctctctctctcgatcTCGAGCTGCTGCTACAGTCCTAAACTGGAGGAAGCTACAAAGACCATTCTTTCCTCTACACTCTATTATTCTTTCACAGTTAAAGCTAAGTCTTCAACTTGGGTTTAAAGGGTATATTGTAATTATTCAGGTACTTATCTTGTTGTTGCAATTTACCCATTTTACATGTCAAGATTCAGTTTTTTCACCTGgggttattttttttttcttaaggATCTGATTTGGGGATGTGCTGAAAGTTTTAATCTTGATCAAGATCTGATTTTTATCTAATTTACCCTTAATCATGTTC comes from the Nicotiana sylvestris chromosome 4, ASM39365v2, whole genome shotgun sequence genome and includes:
- the LOC104219634 gene encoding uncharacterized protein, which gives rise to MENIPIMLQHSGEWDDNNNFINFHVDAILIKTYWKFEQLLREIAKQLQKDSKTIVIQYVIAQGYPPITICSDMSVSVYMELKKSSAGMTTLPLCMSFAKNTIAASTSSFDVAPISPEIALFESTDMITTFDVQEGDDAILELDDANIITDQFQQNVEKGQIYEDKNLLALVMKQYAVREKCQYRVHKSCPRSCLTDKRFCSQKQAVSAFVAAVVQDKLVDPKTIYTPTDIQRDIQKAYGMDLSYMQAWRSKEKAMQLLRRSPSESYKKMPTYLYMLEYANPGSVTRLHTEGDGSFLYAFIAIYASIRGWVYCRPTVVVDGSFLKSTYRETTLTASTQDAEGQILPLAYAIIDSENDASWEWFFVQLRETYGQREGMCIVSDRHDAIWKATSTVYPEVPHCACMFCLWNNIKTNFRKNQKQIKEVYFALARAYTVEEFNRHMTELEAIDSRVKTYLMDIGYDKWSRAHSKANRTMTMTSNIAESVNAANKHARDLPVVNLLDFMTTLIQKWNYTNRKDAMELFMKIGAKYEKILADNTILSQTMTVLPSTEFLHLVIDGQTRNMVRLYERNCSCGRFQLDDISCPHAMAVIQKFHMDSYKYCSDYYNIDYLLKTYEIPVNPLPDETTWQIPEHVSSQVVLPPKGKIKPGRPKKKRGIRNWEGNTVTCALCGRKGHNRRTCRNIPKRD